One Aquarana catesbeiana isolate 2022-GZ linkage group LG06, ASM4218655v1, whole genome shotgun sequence genomic region harbors:
- the LOC141148091 gene encoding kalirin-like, whose translation MYVELQEIGRGRFSVVKKCAQRNTRKDVAVKFVNKKLKKRKQASHEAALLQHLQHPQYLTLHDTYESPSAYILVLDLVDDGRLLDYLMKHDELMEEKVAFYMRDILGALQYLHGCRVAHLDLKPENLLIDLRIPVPRVKIIDLEDATRISGHYYVHQLLGNAEFTAPEVIKGTPVSLATDIWSLGVLTYVMLSGVSPFLDESSEETCMNICRVDFSFPLEYFTSVSQAAQDFIRATLQMDARWRPTVATCLLHPWLQPHYSNYSKIPLDTTRLTTFIERRSHQNDARPLPNAKSFIVNRNAMGT comes from the exons ATGTACGTGGAGCTGCAGGAGATCGGACG GGGTCGGTTCTCGGTGGTGAAGAAGTGCGCCCAGAGGAACACGCGGAAGGACGTCGCCGTGAAATTCGTCAACAAGAAGCTGAAAAAGCGCAAACAGGCGTCTCACGAGGCGGCTCTGCTCCAGCACCTCCAACACCCGCAGTACCTCACCCTCCATGACACCTACGAGTCGCCCAGCGCCTACATCCTCGTCCTGGACCT GGTGGATGACGGCCGATTGCTGGATTATCTCATGAAGcatgatgagctgatggaggagaaggtggccttctACATGCGGGACATCCTGGGGGCCCTCCAGTATCTGCACGGCTGCCGTGTCGCCCACTTGGACCTCAAG CCTGAAAACCTCCTGATCGACCTCCGTATCCCGGTGCCGCGGGTAAAAATAATTGACCTCGAAGACGCCACGAGGATTAGCGGTCACTATTATGTCCACCAGCTGCTGGGGAACGCGGAATTTACTGCTCCGGAGGTGATTAAAGGCACGCCGGTTTCTCTGGCCACTGACATCTGGAGTCTGGGCGTTCTGACGTACGTCATGCTGAGTGGCGTGTCGCCATTCCTAGACGAGAGCAGCGAGGAAACCTGTATGAACATCTGCAGGGTGGATTTCTCCTTCCCACTGGAGTATTTCACCAGTGTCAGCCAAGCCGCTCAGGACTTCATCCGGGCTACACTGCAGATGGACGCCCGCTGGAGGCCGACCGTGGCTACCTGtctgctccatccctggctccagCCTCACTATAGCAATTATTCCAAAATCCCCCTGGACACCACGCGACTGACCACCTTCATCGAGAGGCGGAGCCACCAGAATGATGCTCGTCCACTGCCCAATGCCAAGAGTTTCATTGTGAACCGTAATGCCATGGGAACATGA